The following nucleotide sequence is from Kineobactrum salinum.
GGCGTGTCTCGACAGCGCCCTCCCAGGATGCCGACCGGGCTACGAAGTACCAAACCCCAAAATAACTGCTCCCGGTTCAGTCCGTCACCATCATGCCCAGCCATTCGGCGATCAGGGCCGGGGTTTCCTCGCCTTCAATTTCCACGGTAACCTCCTGCTTGATCAGGAAGCGATTGGCATCCTTCTGCTGCACGTCCAGTATCTCGATACGGGCCCGGACTCGCTTGCCGGCCCGTACCGGCGCCAGGAAACGTACTTTGTCGAAACCGTAGTTGATACCCATGACCGTATTCTCGGGCATGATGCCATTGCCCTCACAGAGCTTGACCAGCATGGACAGGGTCAGCAGGCCGTGGGCGATGGTGCCACCGAACGGGGTTTGCGCCGCCTTTTCCGGGTCAACATGAATAAACTGGTGATCCTCGGTGCAGTCGGCAAAGGTGTCGATCCGCTGCTGGTCCAGCGTGGACCACTCGCCGGGCTCGAAGCGGCGTCCCTTCTGCTTGAGCATGTCTGCCTTGGGTACAATCCTTTGGGCCATCGGTGACTCCCTGTATACAGATACTGGCGCTATTGCGGTGTGATGGCGGTGGTTCACCATCGGGCTGCCTGTGTTCAACCGTCACGAAATGTCGCATTCACTTCCGGCTCGCCGGAGTAGCGCCTCAATTCATGGCGCCCCACCACCATCCGGTGCACTGCATCCGGACCATCTGCCAGGCGCAGGGTGCGCTGGGCCATGTACAGGCCGGCCAGCGGCGTGTCCTGGGACATTCCCAATGCGCCGAACATCTGGATCGCCTCGTCGACGATGCGGATCGATATGTTGGGCACCGCGGTTTTGATCATGGAGATCCAGATCCGCGCTTCCTTGGGATCGACGTTGTCCATCATCCAGGCGGCTTTCAGGGTCAGTAACCGTGCCATTTCGATGTCCATGCGCGCATTGGCGACGATGTCGATATTGCCGCCCAGGCGCGCCAGCGGCTTGCCGAAGGCGGTGCGCGACACTGCCCGCTCGCACAGCAGGCCAAGCGCCTTCTCGGCGGCGCCGATGGCGCGCATGCAGTGGTGGATGCGGCCGGGGCCGAGCCGGCCCTGGGAGATCTCGAAGCCGCGCCCGGGCCCGAGGATCATGTTGTCCTTCGGTACCCGCACATTGCTGAAGCGCTGGTGCATATGGCCGTGGGGAGCATCGTCCATGGCGAATACCTGCATCGGGCGGATATTCTCCACCCCAGGGGTATCCATCGGCACCAGGATCTGGGACTGCTGCAGATGCCTGGGAGCCTGCGGGTCGGTCTTGACCATCACGATCATGATCTTGCAGCGCGGATCACCGGCGCCGGAAATATAGTGTTTCTCGCCATTGATGACCCACTCGTCGCCCTCCAGTACCGCGCTGGTACAGATATTGGTGGCGTCCGAAGAGGCGACCTCGGGCTCGCTCATCGCGTAGGCGGAGCGGATCTCGCCGGCCAGCAGCGGCTCCAGCCACTGCTGCTTCTGGGCTTCGCTGCCGTATTTGTGCAGCACTTCCATGTTGCCGGTATCCGGCGCCGCGCAGTTGAATACCTCGGCGGCGATATGGGACTTGCCCATCTCCTCGGCGAGGTAGGCGTACTCCACTGTACTCAGGCCGGAGCCGTGCTCGCCGCTGGTCAGGAAGAAATTCCACAGGCCCCGCGCGCGGGCCTCCCGCTTCAGGCCCTCCATGATCTCGGTCTGGCGCGCGGTGAACTGCCAGCGGCCACCGACCCCGATCTCAGCCAGGTACTCCGGCTCCAGTGGCAGTATTTCCCGCTCGATAAAACCTTTTAGCTCGGCCAGTAGCGGCTTTAATTTGTCACTGATTCCCAGATCCATAATGTTCTCGCTGTTGGCGGTGATGTGTGGATGGTGGCAGGCGGTAGGCTCAAAAACCGCCGAGGCGGGCGAAGCGGTCGAGATGGTAGTTATAGTCGCCGAAACTGTGCTGGGCAACCCGGGCCCGCTTGAGGAAAAAGCCGATGTCAAACTCGTCGGTCATGCCCACCCCGCCGTGCATCTGAATCGCCTCGTTGGTGGCGCGCTGGGCAACCTCGCAGAGCTTGGCCTTGGCCGCGCTGGCCAGCCGCGGCAGGTCGGGGTCCCGGTCATCGATCGCCTGCAGCGCCCGCAGTACTATGGAGCGCGCCAGTTCCAGTTCGGCAAACAGTTCCGCGGCGCGGTGCTGCAGCCCCTGGAAGGAGCCGATCACGCGGCCGAACTGCTTGCGTTCCTGCAGGAAGGCCACGGTACGTTCAAAGGCTTCGGTGGCAAGCCCCAGCAGCTCCGAGGCCAGGCCGATATTGACGATATCGAGGCAGTGGCTGAGCCCGTCCCAGGCCTGACCGGGCGTAGCCATGACCGCATCCGCGCCCAGCCGGACGTCGCTGAATCGCAGTGCGGCCACCCCGCGGGAATCCACCAGGCTGCGCGCTTCCAGCGTCAGGCCGGTGCTGGCAGCCGGCACCAGGAAGGCGCTGAGACCTGCGGTATCCCCGGGCTCACCGGCACTGCGGGCGATCACCACAAACCAGTCCGCCGCAAGCGCGTCCAGTACCAGACACTTCGTGCCATTGAGCACAAAGCCCTCGCCGTCGGCGCGGGCCGTCATGGCAGTATGCTCCGGCGCGTGGTGGGCGCCCTCCTGCAGCGCCAGCGAGACCAGTTGCTCGCCAGCCGCCAGCGCCGGCAGCAGCATCTGCTTCTGGGACTCGCTGCCCAGCTCATTGACCGCTGTCGCGCCCACCAGCACCGACGCCTGCAGCGGGGTGGGACTGAGGTTGCGCCCCACCTGCTCCAGCACCAGACCCAGGCCAGCGTAGCCATAGCCCAGGCCGCCATATTCCTCGGGAATCGCGATACCGGGCCAGCCCAGCTCCGCGATTTCGCGCCAAACCTGGCGCGAAAAGCCCAACTCATCACCCGTGTCGCGCAGTGCCCGCAACTGCGCCACACCTGCCTTCTCCGCCAGCAGTCCGGCAGCGGAATCCCTGAGCATCAGCTGTTCTTCGGTGAGTACCAATGCCATGGTATTTCTCCTCTTGCGGCTGGCCGGCCACACAGAGCCTGCCCCGCCGACCCTGTAGTCAGTCCGGCAGGCCCAGAACCCGCTTGGCGATAATGTTCAGCTGCACTTCGGTGGTGCCGCCCTCGATGGAGTTGCCCCTGGAGCGCAGCCAGTCGCGGCAAATCCTGCCATCGTCGTAGACTTCGCCCTCCCAGCCCAACGCCGGCTCGCCGCCGATGGCCATGTTCAGCTCATTGCGGCGCTTGTTCAGTTCGGTGCCGTAGTACTTGAAGATCGAGGAAGCGGCTCCCAGGCCGTGGCCGGCTTTGGCCTCGTCTCCGACCCGGCTCATGGTGGTTTCGAAGGCCAGCGAATCTAGCTGGTACTGGGCGATGCTGTGGCGCAGGATGCCGTTGGCCAGGCGCCCCGAAGGGTCGGTGCCGAAGGTCTGCAATGCGAGCTCTCCCAGGGACTTGCCAGTGGCCGCACCAAAACCCGAAATCATCTCGCGCTCGTGGGTGAGCAGGTATTTGGCAATGGTCCAGCCCCTGCCCTCTTCCCCCACCAGGTTGCGCTTGTCGGCCCTGACATTGTCGAAGAAGGTTTCACAGAAGGGAGATGAACCGCTGATCAGGCGGATCGGGCGGGTGGAGACCCCGGGACTGGCCATGTCGAACAGCAGAAAGCTGATGCCCTCGTGCTTGCTGCCGGTGTTGTCGGTGCGCACCAGACAGAAAATCCAGTCCGCCTTGTCGGCATAGGAGGTCCAGATCTTCTGGCCATTGACAATATAGTGGTCACCACCGTCCTCAGCCCGGGTCTGCAGGCTGGCCAGGTCCGAGCCGGCATTGGGTTCCGAATAGCCCTGGCACCAGCGGATTTCGCCGCGCACGATCGGCGGCAAATGTTCTCGCTTCTGCTCCTCGTTGCCGAACTTGAGCAGTGCCGGTCCCAGCATGGAAATCCCGAAACTGTCCAGTGGCAGGCGGGCGTTGATGCGCGCCATTTCCTGCTGCAGGACCTTCACCTCCTCCCTGGCAAGGCCTCCACCACCGTATTCCCGCGGCCAGTGGGGCACGGTCCAGCCGCGCTCGGCCATGCGGTCGCACCAGAGCTTCTGGTCCGGATGACTGATCTCGGGCTTGCGTCCACCATTGTAGAGATCCTCAAAGCCGCGGACCGGTTCGCGCATCGCAGGCGGACAATTCTCCTCCAGCCAGGCGCGGGTCTCGATGCGAAATTGTTGCAGATCACTCACAGGCTCACCTCATGGGCGCAACTCTGCGCCCTCCAGTTGTCTGCCGCGGCCCGGAGGCCCCAAAACCGGATTTGAACATACAGTATGTTTTACTAACTTTCAAGAATGCTCGCAGCAAAAGCTGTCGATTCGAACGCTGGCAGGGCAACCTTATTAGCTGTTGACGTCGACCACATTCATCGCCTTCTGTAGATGCAATGAGAGGCAGATTCTCTGGTCACCGCTTCGAGTCACCTCCCGGAGGGAGACACCCTGAGCAGTTCCCCTGTACAGGCCGGGTGTGGCTGGTAGGTGAAGGGCGGTGCAGGCGGGAGCGTGTGACTGCAGAATGATTCAGGCGCCGGGATGCCGTCCAGACGGAGGGCGGTCGACGGACTTCTCCGCATACATGTTCCGGTCCGCGGTGCTCAGCAAGGCATCCACGGAATCCCCGTCCACCGGCCAGATGGCGATACCAGCACTGGCATCGATGGCGACGTCCTGTTGCTGCAACTGCAGGGTGCCGTTGACAGCGTCACGCAGTCGCTCCAGCGTGCGCATCCCGGTGGACCGGTCAGCGATGCCGTGGACCATGATCAGAAACTCATCACCACCCAGGCGGCCGGCGAAATCCGTTTTCCGCACGAACTGGCGCAGGCGCCGCGCTACCTCGATCAGCAGCGTGTCACCCGCCTGGTGCCCCAGGGAATCATTCACCGCCTTGAAGCGATTGAGATCCATTATGAGCACGGCAAACTTTTCATCGTGGCGGCGCGCGCGCAATAAGGTCTGGCGCAGCGTTTCGTCGATACTGCGGCGATTGGGTAGACCGGTGAGCGCATCCTCCTGTGCAATTTGCAGTGCACGCTGGAACGCCCGGAAGTAGCAGGCCACGGTAATGCTGAAGGTCCAGCCCATCACGTACAGAAATACGCTGACAAACAACAGCCTGCGGGCCATCTCGAGATCAAAGCCAGGGCTGCCGCCCGCTACCAGAAATGCCAGCCAGCGGATCGCAAAGGCCAGTGCCAACAGGCCCGCGAACAGCGCGGCGAGGCCGAAGACCTTGCGCTCATAGCGCTCGCGGGTACGCCAGACCATGACCACTGCAGCGGCGCCGAGCAGCACGGCGGCAACCGCGTCGTGAAACAGGTGGCGCGCCTCATTGGCCCTGAGATACCAGGACAACAGCAAGAACACGGGCAACAGCAGATACATCGGCATCCAGTGCCGCACGGTAACAAAGCCGCGAAATCGCAGGGCCCCTTCCAGGGTCAGCATGATGGCCCACAGTCCCAATGTATTGACGATTGCAGTATATTGCGGGGTATAGGGCAGGCCGAAGAAGGGCGATACGATCAGGAAACCGATGGTGTTAGCGAGGGTCGCCTGGAACCACTGCAGTACGCCGGCCATCTGCCGGTTGATGCGCCAGATTACCGCCATCACCAAAGTCGAGACCAGACAGGCGATCGCGATGGCGAAAAACAGGGTGGGCATGTGCAACAGGTTCATGGGAGCTTTTGATCCCCTGGTCTATTATCGGCGACTTGCGGACGGCACCGCCATCGAGGACAACGGGCTTCAGCGACGCCAGTCAGGCGGCGGAGCAGCGGTCAGGCACTGCGTGCCCATTGCAGTTGCAGGCAGGAGTCGAGCCACAGGCTTTCCAGCCTGTAAAAAATACTGTGCAGCTCCCGGGACGGACACTGGGCATCCTGGTACCAGACCGGGGTGAACTGGAAGGCACAGCGGCCCTGCTGGGCTTGCCGGCGAATGACCACTGCCGGCACCCATACGGTCTGGTCGTCGAAGCTGAGTTGGAGTTTTACTTCGGCACCGGCGCCGCCCAATTCCAGGTAGGTTTCAACCAGCAGGCCCGAGACGCTGAAATCAATGGGCCGCAGGGGCATTGCCTCGCCGTCGACCTCCACTGCAACACTGAACCGGGCCGCATCCCGCCGCGACAGTTCATCCAGTTGCAGGCGAAATCCGGAGCGGCGGCTGGTGTTGAGCGCTTGCTGGTGATGCTTCAGAAAATCCAGCAGCCGCGGGATATCCTCACCACCAATTGCCGCGCGCCGCAGACCGCCGGTTTTCAGCTCGAAAACCAGTTTGTCATCGTCGCTGATAATTGCGAGGTTGCCACACTGCAGACGATCCATATCGTTCTCCAGTACTTTCCGTTGTTGCGAGGCCTTCATTAGACGGGTTAACAGGGGGCTGGTCAAAAAAGCATCACAATTCTGTGAACAGCGTTGCAGAATCCAGCGCGGAAAGGGCTCAATTCCCGGTGCGCCGGACAAATCACAGCAACCAGCCATACAGAGAGAGACTCAAAGCCGTCGCCAGGCCCCAGCCAGCCCACTGCGCAACGGGCGTGGAGCCCACCGCCAGCTGCATGCGCAGCAGCCAGAGGTAGCGCGCGATCAATGCCAACGTGGCCACCGTCGCCGCGGTCAGCAGATGAGGGTAGGCGGCTGCCAATGGCAGCGCCGGGCCATCAGCCAGCAGCACCCCCTTCACTGCCGCCTTGGCCAGCTCGCCGCTGGTCCAGGGCAGTCCGGCCAGCGACAGACCCGGCAGCGCGATCAACAACCACAGACCAACGCGCGCAGGACGCCGCTGCGGCAGACTCAAACCTGTGGCCAGAAACAGAGCGCCCTTGGCAAGACCATGATGCAGAGCGAACAGTGCTGTGGCCGACAGTAGCAGCGCCTGGCGTCCAGGGTCCCCCAGCCCGGCGGCCACCATGAGCGTGGCCAGCCCCATCTGGCTGATGCTGGAATAGGCAAGCACGGTTTTGGGATCGTGCTGGAATACGCCAATCACAGCGGCTCCCAGGGAGGCGGTGAATCCCGCCACCAGCAGCAACAGACTCCAATCCGGCAGCGCCACCACACCCAGCGGCAGGGTCAACAGCCAGCCCAGCAGGCCGGCCTTGATCATTGCGCCACTGAGCACCGCGCTGGCCGGAGTCGGCGCCACTGGATGGGCCAGCGGCAACCAGAAATGCAGCAGTGGCAAACCCACCTTGACCCCGAAACCGGTGATCAACAGGCCGCAGATAAGGTCTCGCCAGGGCGCTTGCGCCACCGCCTCCGGAATCCGGTGCAACAGCATGCTGTCGGCGGTTTCGGCAGCCAGCAGCAGGCCCGCCAGCAGCACCATCTCCCCCACCAGCGCCATCACCAGGTAGACCCGTCCCGCCCGCAGTGCCCGCTCTGTTCCCGTGTGAACCACCAGGCCATAGGCCGCGACAGTCATCAGCGAGAAAAAAGTATAGAAACTGGCAATATCCGCCGCCAGCACCAGGCCCAGGTTGCCCGCCAGCGTCAGGCCCCAGAACACGCAGAAGCGGCGCAGTTGTTCGCTCCCCATATAGGCGGCGGCATACAGGCCCGCCACACCCCACAGCAGCGCGGTGAGCAACAGAAACATGCAGCGCAGCTCATCCAGCGCCCACTGCCCACCCAGCAACAGCCACGGCAGTTCCAGCTGCCAGTGGCCACCGCTGCACAACAGCAGTGCCGGCAGCGGCAACAGCGGCAGGCCGATCCGCAGGGCACGGTGCCAGCCGGCGGGCACCGCCAGCGCCGGATACAGCAACGGCAGCAGCAGACTGGCAGTTATCAACAACAGCGGCGGTGCTGTCATGGCAAATACATCCTCACCGCCACCAGGCGGGCCCAGGACAGCGGGCTGCCGGGTGCCGCGGCCAGCAATCCGACCAGCACGGTCAGTGTCACGGTGATCAGCGGCGGCCACAGCAGCCAGGGGTGGGTTTCCAGACGCCCCCAACGGCGCTCCCGGGGCCAGGCCATGCGCTGTGGCCGGAACCAGAGCCGATAAACGATCGGCAGAAAATAGCCCGCATTCAGCAGGCTGCTGAGCAGCAGCACCACAATGGCCCATTCCATGTTCGCCGCCAGCGCGCCCAGACCCAGCGTCCACTTGGTAATGAACCCTGCCAGCGGCGGCAGCCCGATCATGCCCAGCGCCGCCAGGGTGAAAGCCACCGAGGTCGCCGGCATGCGCGCACCGGCACCATCCAGTTCGTCGATCCGGTGCACCCCCAGGGTTTCCGCATAGTTGCCTGCGCAGAAAAACAGGGTGATCTTCATGATGCCCTGATGCAGCAGGTGAACCAGGCCGCCCACCGTCCCCAGCGGCCCGAACAGGGTCGTCCCCAGAATAATGTAGGACACCTGGCTGACGGTGGAAAAGGCCAGCCGCCGCTTCAGGTCCGACTGGTACAGCGCTCGCAGCGAACCGTAGAGAATGGTGAAGGCAGCCAGCCACGCCAGCGGTTGCAACAGGCCCAGCACGGCGGAAAACTCTATCCCGTAGATGTCGTAGACGACCCGCACGATCCCGAAGGCGCCGGCCTTGACCACCGCCACTGCGTGCAGCAGGGCGCTGACCGGTGCGGGTGCCACCATCGCCCGCGGCAGCCAGCCATGCAGCGGAAACAGCGCCGCCTTGACTCCCAGGCCCGCGATAAGCAGCACGAAAATAATCGTCAGGGACAGGTGCGTGGCCGGATCCGAATCCTGGAAATGCCCAGTTTCACGAAACGGCAGTTCGCCCATGAGGCCGTGCAGCCAGGCGATGCCCAGCAATAACACGGCCCCGCCACCCAGCGTATAGCAGAGATAATTGCTGCCTGCCCGCAGGGATTTGGCCGTACCCCGGTGCACTACCAGCGGATAGGTCGACAGCGTGAGCATCTCGTAGAACAGAAAAAAGGTGAACAGATTGCCCGCCAGCGCGATGCCCATCGTACTGGCCACACAGAGACTGAAGAAGCCGAAAAAGCGGCTGCGATTGGGAGAGTCCTCGAGATAGCCCACCGCGTAGACCGTGGTAAACAGCCACAGCAGTGCGGACAGGCCTGCAAACAGCATTGCCAGGGCATCGGCCCGCAACAGGAAAGTCGCACCGGGCAACATGGTGAAACCGACGCTGAAGGTCATGCCCCGGAATACACCCCAGGTCATGATGACCACGAACAGGAGTTTCAACAGCGCCGCCAGCAGATTGATAATCGTGCGCGCACGATGACTGGTCTCGGGCAGCGCAAAGATAATCATCGCCGCCAGCAGGGAACTGAGCAAGGCAAGTATCGGCAGCATCGCGGCGAAGGTCACGGCACACTCTCCAGCACGGCCGGCACCGCATCAAAGGGGAGTGCCATGATCGACAATACCGGTGCCGCCACCAGGCCCAGGCCCAGGGCCAGCAACGCCAGGATCATCGGTATCGCCTCCAGAGTGCGGGGCGGATGGTAGAAGTCGTCGTTGTCGCCGGCCTCCTGGAAGGAGGCGCGATAAATCCGGAACACGTAGCCCGCCGCGAGCAAACCGCCCAGCAACAACACCACCACCCACCACCACTGGCCGCTGGCAAGACTCGCCTGCAGCAGCAACCATTTGGCGGCGAAGCCTCCCGAGGGTGGCAGGCCCATCAATGACACCCCTGCCAGACCAAAGGAAAACAGGGAAAAAGGCAGGAAACGGCTGACCCCGGACAGGGCATCGACGCGTCGGCTGCGCACCGCCAGGATCAGGTTGCCGGCCGCGAGGAACATCGCTGCCTTGGCCAGCGCGTGGCTGATCACCTGCAGGGTGATGCCCTGCTGGGCCTGCAGCGATACCGGTGCAGCAACCTCGAAGGTGAGTGGAAACAGCAGAAACAGGTAGCCGATCTGGGCGATCGACGACCAGGCAACCACCTGCTTCAACTGTTGCTGACGCTGGGCCTGCCAACTGCCCACCATGACCGCGGTCGCACCCGCCGCGCCCACAGCCTGGGCCAGTGCCAGCGAACCCAGCTCCGCTCCCAGATCCAGCCACAGACGGGCTGCGACATAGAACGAGGCTTTCACCACCAGCGCTGACAACAGCGCACTGACCGGCGACTTGGCGACCCCGTGTGCGGGTGGCAGCCAGCCATGCAGCGGAAACAGGGCGGTTTTCAGCGCCAGGCCCAGCACCATCAGCAATAATGCGAGACCGGCGCCCGGCAGCGGGCCCTGTACCAGCGCCGCAATATCCGCCAGCGACAGAGTACCGAACTGGCCGTACAGCAGCGCCACCCCCAGAAGATACAGCAGCGAGCCCAGCAACGCCGCCAACAGGTAGCGCAGGCTTGCCCGCAGTGCAGGCGCCCGCCCACCCAGCGCTACCAGGCCCACCGCCGCCAGACTGGTCAGCTCCAGCCCCACATACAGATTGAACAGATCGGCTCCCAGCCAGACCCCGTTAAGGCCAGCCCACAGAAACCAGAACAGCGGCCAGAAGTAGCGCTGCCAGGGCCTGGCGGCATCCAGGTAGACCCCCGCATGCAGGCCACAGGCGGTGGCTACCGTGGCGGTAAGCAGCACGAAGGTTACCGCCAGGCCGTCCACCCGCAGGGCTATGCCCAGCGGCGCGTCCCAGCCCCCAGTCCATAGTAGAAACCGCCGTCGCGCGCGACCACCAGCCACAGCGCCAGTGAGAACAGTACCTGCAGGACCATCCCCAGCCAGCTCAGCCGGCGCCCCGCGGGGAATGCCAGCAGCAGGCACAGGGCCGCCCAGGCCAGGGGAATGAACAACAGTCCCGCCATCAGCCACTGGGTCATTCAGCAGTATTCCCGGAAGGTCCAGCGGTTTGCCCGCCGGCTGCTGGCCCGCCATCCAGAGAGGTGCGGCCAGTCAGGTGGAAATAGCGGCGGATCAACACAATAGCCAGCGCAGTCGCTGCGATGGAAACCACAATGCCGGTCAGTACCAGCGCCTGGGGCACCGGGTCCGGGCCGCGGTGATGCTGGGCCAGCCCCACCAGGATCAGAAAGCAGCCGGAACCGACCACGTTGAAGGCCAGCAACTGCCGCAACAAGTGCCGCAAGGCGACAAAGCCGGCCAGGCCGATACCACAAAGGAAGACCCCGGCCAACGCGTACAGCAGGTGAACGCTCACGACTCGTCCCCCTCTTCCGGCTCCGAGCCCTCGCTCACCGGGGCCGCCACGAACAGCGCCAGCAGGATCATGCCTATGGACAGGGTCAGCCCAATTTCAATCGTGAAAATCAGCGCTCCGGCGGCATGCTCGGGGTAGGCCAGAAAGGCCGAACCGGACACCGCGCCAGTTACCGCGACCAGCAGGAAGACGGCGAAACCCAGCACCAGGCCGCCACGCAGCAACAGCTTGGGACGGATAAAGTCCATCGGCAGGCCACCGAGCCGCATCAGGACCCCGGTGCCGGCCAGTACCGCCCCGGCCTGGAACGCGCCGCCCGGACGATAGGAACCCGCCCACAGCAAATAGGCCGCGAGCATCAACATCAGCGGCACGAACCAGCGCAGCAGAGCGTGCAGCAATGCGTCGGAACTGCGCAGCTCGGGATCCTCCAGCGAGGGAGTACTGGCCAGGGAAATACCGGCAATGCCGGCGATGACCAGTACCCCGATTTCCAGCAGGGTGTCATAACTGCGAAAATTCAGCAGTACCGCCGTCACCGGATGTGAGACCCCGCTGTCCTCCAGGCTGGCGCCCAACAGCGCGGGCAGATCCACCGGCGCCGGGGCAGCGGCAATCGACCAGACCGCGGCCCCCAGCAAAGCTGCAAGGCCTGCGCCCAGCGCCACTCCAAGCACGAGGCGCCGCATCACTCGCTGCGGGGCACTGCCCCCGGGTCCGGCCATTGCCGCCAGTCAGGTGACTGACGGCATCCAGCAACAGCACCCCGGTCAGGCCTGCGCTTATCGCCGCCTCCGCCAGCGCGATGTCCGGGGCAGCCAGCCGTATCCAGGCCAGCGTCATCAACAGGCCAAAGGCGATGAACATGACTACCCCGCGGAACAGATCCCGCGACACCAGGGCGGCCAGCGCCGTCGCCAGCAGCGCCATCACCAGCAGGCCATCCAGCAGCAAGCCTTCAGCGCTCATCGTCCTCCTCCCGCAAGGCCCTGCCAACATCCACTGCCCGCGCCACCAGATGGGCCGAGGTAGCACTGGCGGCCAGCGCCACCAGCCAGATCAACAGCGTCTTCAGGCCGGCGGCCACGGAGAGCAACGGCAACAACCCCAACACGATACAGCCCAGCCCGAGGTTGTCCACTTTGGTCAATGCGTGAATACGGGTCAGGGTATCGCTGAATCGAAACAGGCCCAGGGTGCCCACCGCAAAGAACAGGCAGCCACTCAGCAACAATAGCAGTTGCAGGCAAAACAACAGCAGCGCGGCAATGTCAGGCATCGCTGCTCTCCCCCTGTTTGCCCGTCACCGGCGGATCGCGGTCGATCCGCACCCAGCGGGTGACAAAGGCCACCGTCGCCAGCACTGCCAGCAGCGCCAGGGTCAGTGCCACATCGCGCAACGCCGGCATGTCTTGGGTCTCAGCCAGCACCAGCACCAGGGCCACACCGGTGGTACCGAACAACTGGGATGCCAGCATGCGGTCGGCGGCGTTTGGGCCCCACCAGATGCGCAGTAGGCCGGTAAACAGAACCACCAGCAGGAAGCCGGCCACGCCGTGCAACAGTGCGTTCATGAGGTGGCAGCCCCAGCCGCTGCCGGGGGCAGTCCGAACAGGCGGGCGATGGCCGCTTCGGTGCGGCGC
It contains:
- a CDS encoding proton-conducting transporter transmembrane domain-containing protein — encoded protein: MTFAAMLPILALLSSLLAAMIIFALPETSHRARTIINLLAALLKLLFVVIMTWGVFRGMTFSVGFTMLPGATFLLRADALAMLFAGLSALLWLFTTVYAVGYLEDSPNRSRFFGFFSLCVASTMGIALAGNLFTFFLFYEMLTLSTYPLVVHRGTAKSLRAGSNYLCYTLGGGAVLLLGIAWLHGLMGELPFRETGHFQDSDPATHLSLTIIFVLLIAGLGVKAALFPLHGWLPRAMVAPAPVSALLHAVAVVKAGAFGIVRVVYDIYGIEFSAVLGLLQPLAWLAAFTILYGSLRALYQSDLKRRLAFSTVSQVSYIILGTTLFGPLGTVGGLVHLLHQGIMKITLFFCAGNYAETLGVHRIDELDGAGARMPATSVAFTLAALGMIGLPPLAGFITKWTLGLGALAANMEWAIVVLLLSSLLNAGYFLPIVYRLWFRPQRMAWPRERRWGRLETHPWLLWPPLITVTLTVLVGLLAAAPGSPLSWARLVAVRMYLP
- a CDS encoding complex I subunit 5 family protein; translation: MDGLAVTFVLLTATVATACGLHAGVYLDAARPWQRYFWPLFWFLWAGLNGVWLGADLFNLYVGLELTSLAAVGLVALGGRAPALRASLRYLLAALLGSLLYLLGVALLYGQFGTLSLADIAALVQGPLPGAGLALLLMVLGLALKTALFPLHGWLPPAHGVAKSPVSALLSALVVKASFYVAARLWLDLGAELGSLALAQAVGAAGATAVMVGSWQAQRQQQLKQVVAWSSIAQIGYLFLLFPLTFEVAAPVSLQAQQGITLQVISHALAKAAMFLAAGNLILAVRSRRVDALSGVSRFLPFSLFSFGLAGVSLMGLPPSGGFAAKWLLLQASLASGQWWWVVVLLLGGLLAAGYVFRIYRASFQEAGDNDDFYHPPRTLEAIPMILALLALGLGLVAAPVLSIMALPFDAVPAVLESVP
- a CDS encoding NADH-quinone oxidoreductase subunit K, producing MSVHLLYALAGVFLCGIGLAGFVALRHLLRQLLAFNVVGSGCFLILVGLAQHHRGPDPVPQALVLTGIVVSIAATALAIVLIRRYFHLTGRTSLDGGPAAGGQTAGPSGNTAE
- a CDS encoding MnhB domain-containing protein, with amino-acid sequence MDLPALLGASLEDSGVSHPVTAVLLNFRSYDTLLEIGVLVIAGIAGISLASTPSLEDPELRSSDALLHALLRWFVPLMLMLAAYLLWAGSYRPGGAFQAGAVLAGTGVLMRLGGLPMDFIRPKLLLRGGLVLGFAVFLLVAVTGAVSGSAFLAYPEHAAGALIFTIEIGLTLSIGMILLALFVAAPVSEGSEPEEGDES
- a CDS encoding Na(+)/H(+) antiporter subunit B, encoding MSAEGLLLDGLLVMALLATALAALVSRDLFRGVVMFIAFGLLMTLAWIRLAAPDIALAEAAISAGLTGVLLLDAVSHLTGGNGRTRGQCPAASDAAPRAWSGAGRRPCSFAGGRGLVDCRCPGAGGSARAVGRQPGGQRGLTSGDGGTAEFSQL
- a CDS encoding cation:proton antiporter, producing the protein MPDIAALLLFCLQLLLLLSGCLFFAVGTLGLFRFSDTLTRIHALTKVDNLGLGCIVLGLLPLLSVAAGLKTLLIWLVALAASATSAHLVARAVDVGRALREEDDER
- a CDS encoding monovalent cation/H+ antiporter complex subunit F; this translates as MNALLHGVAGFLLVVLFTGLLRIWWGPNAADRMLASQLFGTTGVALVLVLAETQDMPALRDVALTLALLAVLATVAFVTRWVRIDRDPPVTGKQGESSDA